One part of the Arabidopsis thaliana chromosome 4, partial sequence genome encodes these proteins:
- the LAZ1 gene encoding organic solute transporter ostalpha protein (DUF300) (Protein of unknown function (DUF300); INVOLVED IN: biological_process unknown; LOCATED IN: endomembrane system; EXPRESSED IN: 23 plant structures; EXPRESSED DURING: 14 growth stages; CONTAINS InterPro DOMAIN/s: Protein of unknown function DUF300 (InterPro:IPR005178); BEST Arabidopsis thaliana protein match is: Protein of unknown function (DUF300) (TAIR:AT1G77220.1); Has 30201 Blast hits to 17322 proteins in 780 species: Archae - 12; Bacteria - 1396; Metazoa - 17338; Fungi - 3422; Plants - 5037; Viruses - 0; Other Eukaryotes - 2996 (source: NCBI BLink).), with translation MDILKSYHLLAAAYSAPAWASFMAGAFLVLTLSLSLFLVFDHLSTYKNPEEQKFLIGVILMVPCYSIESFASLVKPSISVDCGILRDCYESFAMYCFGRYLVACIGGEERTIEFMERQGRKSFKTPLLDHKDEKGIIKHPFPMNLFLKPWRLSPWFYQVVKFGIVQYMIIKSLTALTALILEAFGVYCEGEFKWGCGYPYLAVVLNFSQSWALYCLVQFYGATKDELAHIQPLAKFLTFKSIVFLTWWQGVAIALLSSLGLFKSSIAQSLQLKTSVQDFIICIECRWVLLPLFTCMYSQQSLMV, from the exons ATGGATATATTAAAGTCTTACCATCTCCTAGCTGCTGCTTACTCGGCTCCTGCGTGGGCAAGCTTTATGGCCGGTGCTTTTTTGGTTCTCACCCTCTCCCTTTCCTTGTTTCTTGTCTTCGATCACCTTTCTACTTACAAGAACCCTGag GagcaaaagtttttgattggAGTCATCCTCATGGTCCCTTGCTATTCTATTGAATCG TTTGCATCACTTGTTAAACCATCCATCAGTGTTGACTGTGGGATTCTTCGAGACTGCTATGAATCCTTTGCCATGTACTGTTTTGGTAGATACCTTGTTGCCTGCATTG GTGGGGAAGAAAGGACTATCGAGTTTATGGAAAGACAAGGGCGTAAGAGCTTTAAGACGCCACTCTTAGATCACAAGGATGAAAAGGGAATCATCAAACATCCTTTTCCTATGAATTTATTCTTAAAACCGTGGAGGCTCAGTCCCTGGTTTTATCAAGTTGTTAAGTTTGGTATTGTTCAATAT ATGATAATAAAGTCTTTAACTGCCCTCACAGCTCTGATTCTTGAAGCCTTCGGTGTGTACTGTGAAGGAGAGTTTAAATGGGGATGTGG gTACCCTTATTTGGCAGTTGTTCTAAATTTTAGTCAGTCATGGGCATTATACTGTCTGGTTCAGTTCTATGGTGCAACGAAAGATGAGCTTGCACACATCCAACCACTGGCTAAATTTCTAACATTTAAGTCGATTGTGTTTCTCACTTGGTGGCAAGGTGTTGCCATTGCTCTCCTCTCTTCCCTCGGCTTGTTCAAAAGTTCAATTGCACAAAGCTTGCAGTTGAAGACTAGCGTGCAAGATTTCATCATTTGCATAGAG TGCAGATGGGTATTGCTTCCGTTGTTCACCTGTATGTATTCCCAGCAAAGCCTTATGGTCTAA
- the LAZ1 gene encoding organic solute transporter ostalpha protein (DUF300) (Protein of unknown function (DUF300); INVOLVED IN: biological_process unknown; LOCATED IN: endomembrane system; EXPRESSED IN: 23 plant structures; EXPRESSED DURING: 14 growth stages; CONTAINS InterPro DOMAIN/s: Protein of unknown function DUF300 (InterPro:IPR005178); BEST Arabidopsis thaliana protein match is: Protein of unknown function (DUF300) (TAIR:AT1G77220.1); Has 35333 Blast hits to 34131 proteins in 2444 species: Archae - 798; Bacteria - 22429; Metazoa - 974; Fungi - 991; Plants - 531; Viruses - 0; Other Eukaryotes - 9610 (source: NCBI BLink).), with protein sequence MDILKSYHLLAAAYSAPAWASFMAGAFLVLTLSLSLFLVFDHLSTYKNPEEQKFLIGVILMVPCYSIESFASLVKPSISVDCGILRDCYESFAMYCFGRYLVACIGGEERTIEFMERQGRKSFKTPLLDHKDEKGIIKHPFPMNLFLKPWRLSPWFYQVVKFGIVQYMIIKSLTALTALILEAFGVYCEGEFKWGCGYPYLAVVLNFSQSWALYCLVQFYGATKDELAHIQPLAKFLTFKSIVFLTWWQGVAIALLSSLGLFKSSIAQSLQLKTSVQDFIICIEMGIASVVHLYVFPAKPYGLMGDRFTGSVSVLGDYASVDCPIDPDEIRDSERPTKVRLPHPDVDIRSGMTIKESMRDVFVGGGEYIVKDVRFTVTQAVEPMEKSITKFNEKLHKISQNIKKHDKEKRRVKDDSCMSSSPSRRVIRGIDDPLLNGSFSDSGVTRTKKHRRKSGYTSAESGGESSSDQAYGGFEVRGRRWITKD encoded by the exons ATGGATATATTAAAGTCTTACCATCTCCTAGCTGCTGCTTACTCGGCTCCTGCGTGGGCAAGCTTTATGGCCGGTGCTTTTTTGGTTCTCACCCTCTCCCTTTCCTTGTTTCTTGTCTTCGATCACCTTTCTACTTACAAGAACCCTGag GagcaaaagtttttgattggAGTCATCCTCATGGTCCCTTGCTATTCTATTGAATCG TTTGCATCACTTGTTAAACCATCCATCAGTGTTGACTGTGGGATTCTTCGAGACTGCTATGAATCCTTTGCCATGTACTGTTTTGGTAGATACCTTGTTGCCTGCATTG GTGGGGAAGAAAGGACTATCGAGTTTATGGAAAGACAAGGGCGTAAGAGCTTTAAGACGCCACTCTTAGATCACAAGGATGAAAAGGGAATCATCAAACATCCTTTTCCTATGAATTTATTCTTAAAACCGTGGAGGCTCAGTCCCTGGTTTTATCAAGTTGTTAAGTTTGGTATTGTTCAATAT ATGATAATAAAGTCTTTAACTGCCCTCACAGCTCTGATTCTTGAAGCCTTCGGTGTGTACTGTGAAGGAGAGTTTAAATGGGGATGTGG gTACCCTTATTTGGCAGTTGTTCTAAATTTTAGTCAGTCATGGGCATTATACTGTCTGGTTCAGTTCTATGGTGCAACGAAAGATGAGCTTGCACACATCCAACCACTGGCTAAATTTCTAACATTTAAGTCGATTGTGTTTCTCACTTGGTGGCAAGGTGTTGCCATTGCTCTCCTCTCTTCCCTCGGCTTGTTCAAAAGTTCAATTGCACAAAGCTTGCAGTTGAAGACTAGCGTGCAAGATTTCATCATTTGCATAGAG ATGGGTATTGCTTCCGTTGTTCACCTGTATGTATTCCCAGCAAAGCCTTATGGTCTAATGGGAGACCGCTTTACTGGATCCGTTTCAGTTCTTGGTGACTATGCATCTGTTGACTGTCCTATTGATCCAGATGAGATTAGGGACAGTGAGAGACCAACAAAAGTCCGTCTACCACATCCTGACGTTGATATCAGAAGTGGTATGACCATCAAAGAAAGTATGCGAGATGTTTTCGTTGGTGGTGGTGAATAC ATTGTTAAAGACGTGAGATTCACAGTGACTCAAGCGGTGGAGCCTATGGAGAAGAGCATCACAAAGTTCAATGAGAAACTGCACAAGATCTCCCAGAACATTAAGAAACACGacaaggaaaagagaagagtgaaGGACGATAGTTGCATGTCATCATCACCCAGTCGGAGAGTGATTCGAGGGATTGATGATCCGCTTCTAAATGGGAGTTTTAGCGATAGTGGAGTTACAAGAACCAAAAAGCACAGGCGTAAATCGGGATACACTAGCGCAGAGAGCGGGGGAGAGAGCAGTAGTGATCAAGCTTATGGTGGATTTGAAGTCAGGGGCCGCAGATGGATCACCaaagattaa
- a CDS encoding Phosphoglycerate mutase family protein (Phosphoglycerate mutase family protein; CONTAINS InterPro DOMAIN/s: Histidine phosphatase superfamily, clade-1 (InterPro:IPR013078); Has 30201 Blast hits to 17322 proteins in 780 species: Archae - 12; Bacteria - 1396; Metazoa - 17338; Fungi - 3422; Plants - 5037; Viruses - 0; Other Eukaryotes - 2996 (source: NCBI BLink).) translates to MDSSSVGNTNRYWVLRHGKSIPNERGLVVSSMENGVLPEYQLAPDGVAQARLAGESFLQQLKESNIELDKVRICYSPFSRTTHTARVVAKVLNLPFDAPQCKMMEDLRERYFGPTFELKSHDKYPEIWALDEKDPFMGPEGGESADDVVSRLATAMKSMEAEYQRCAILVVSHGDPLQMLQNVFHSAKQQEGDGLAEKFQLSRVASVLSQHRKFALLTGELRPLI, encoded by the exons atggattCGTCGTCAGTAGGGAACACCAACAGGTACTGGGTCCTCCGCCACGGCAAGAGCATTCCCAACGAGAGAGGCCTCGTCGTCTCTTCCATG GAAAATGGTGTCCTCCCCGAGTACCAGTTAGCCCCTGATGGTGTCGCTCAGGCTCGTCTCGCCGGCGAATCGTTCCTCCAG CAACTCAAGGAAAGTAACATAGAACTGGACAAGGTTCGCATTTGCTACTCCCCCTTCTCCAGAACCACTCACACCGCTAGGGTTGTTGCTAAGGTCCTCAATCTCCCCTTTGATGCTCCTCAATGCAAG ATGATGGAAGATCTGCGCGAACGCTATTTTGGACCTACATTTGAACTCAAGTCCCATGACAAG TACCCAGAGATATGGGCTCTTGATGAAAAAGATCCTTTTATGGGACCAGAAGGAGGTGAAAGTGCTGATGATGTTGTTTCCCGACTTGCCACTGCCATGAAATCCATGGAAGCTGAATATCAAAG GTGTGCAATTCTGGTGGTGAGTCATGGAGATCCTCTGCAGATGTTGCAGAACGTTTTCCATTCAGCAAAGCAACAGGAAGGAGATGGTTTGGCAGAGAAGTTTCAGTTGAGCAGAGTTGCTTCTGTCTTGTCACAGCACCGCAAGTTTGCTTTGCTCACTGGGGAACTCCGACCCCTCATCTGA